Proteins encoded together in one Drosophila albomicans strain 15112-1751.03 chromosome 2R, ASM965048v2, whole genome shotgun sequence window:
- the LOC117574540 gene encoding uncharacterized protein LOC117574540 isoform X1, which produces MDKDRCKSNLNTTRNAKCSKPDTCVHLQSIRQKQQQICTQNSTQVLHVVDNFQPNRSEDKFFDCLSVGDSDCKKCASKKISSCKSGRSAKGPNKSDSNRLDDPEALRAALERIAHGTQMMLKNFEQSKNGCRKPCNATLEITARLITDANDSGPNCHFQGRPVTMKMPLEFDPSTGQLGTKSVSSSRNVVCKQSCNNNQPPLESNTACLALMYMRDERPSPQGAPAADASAAAVVDNTNISRKMQTDKSYLQDKWRPNRIDFELESNNVSKNTSPTEIQSKPDVVSIPSKPSQTDTSFLYDKYIISRGERNTQDSQSQTDVKHDLQAMGNIRYPTNYAPVRSDDNLNANENQSSASSQIVSHRSSEPTVPATALMCPSKSMPTVCGSTTFQSASSQLSARCQPCGCRSQDTQWYSLDSDSSHICPSATKQPSTLSPKKCCNRSPVTKPLPSCCQPKMQSIQNQSIRTDFSLRKCSCNSSTSRGKYKSALPTRSGYAALDIDIESNTQYSKRSCNCQATRTSYQRSQSLPCSSVLNKTNRNVNVVYCPKRDYVFGSNQIDVEKALHLDVCNCASDRSASAFAQSKDTCFLTLENNSKAVNATTWNSAKSEKSHGCSKSEDEPAVKNAKSEKSCGSSSTANAIAWNSVQSEKSCGCPKSEVATTWKSAKSEKSFESSRTADATAWNSVQSEKSCGCPKSEVATTWKSAKSEKSFESSRTADATAWNSVQSEKSCGCPKSEVATTWKSAKSEKSFESSRTADATAWNSAKSERSCTCSKTMDASVCNNSAKFDGTCTGTCQSSTIGKASDICSTTMKSIPGTTNATVWNSTRSDKSCGKTGNVNEISCTCIPSDQNIIGKPFNISASKMSSIPGISNVTARESKKSEKSCGTSERPNASDICSTTMKSIPGTTNASVWNSARSEVCTCGESDKNTILETIVDTESIPSTVNATAWNSLKSDKSCGITETSGAIRWTSIKSEKSCACGPSYQSMISKPSELAVEHLPSAVNVPASNNEKSYRSCGISWQINATASCACNSQNKSNKCTSIPGTINAMSIKSSKSDKSNTKFFPTDSNPETAMDSNDKFRGCDSDNLAKSSKSQRSCRAVKSNAINNAWENTVSSKSCVAGPSDLEYCSAVTKTNPPTIAWASLHSISQGPVSKSSKTEPTTSCSRSVMAQITCLCSPEQRAMLGERGREADDSPPFVRVKESCLECGVSVVNPCLISATDTTHNGTEDYEISKSCYTTTPSQVTKLVFMQADGFCDCSSSSNTSISKFADNEDYETSNKSPRNVDGDPAKNSNSRSFACPKAMNSGLKSQSKSKHLSMKSAISCSCDKEVTDYTSTRSEQTHCSCNIKTSTYDLSIQDFDMEPESVGVVMNCNTTVCVDKATFDKLSSMNQSNQSSRSQNNARERLFEMVDLVTNTRDPGVNRGDVAKQIIRELTMILRKEEEESKPPKLSFEDCMEAVQRGEKLAKNQLQTEADVNRMQCLGQMEQYLQSCFPQKKLKAVQETEIVAFEIDPNFIPYHASPSTSEPEAETRDVVQFASCYTEVDTRYVGSCYTDDNESKQISPKGGSLGTRSMKDAESRLTGSIKTNEPKQITSNRGSVGRTSMKDSESRVSGSIKTDIASDKFLSPLASTGIPSESWLSTIPNASSEISEAQASIEPIAALEDTTIVSSANMASPNSDANTSKRDSKVESLSKGGNESMSSVHPSSGRDESSRSKEKSLGHSKPQLPEPQIYINSEVQCNNELCPASVVQGPNRTEEACDMCELDVNDPLSPLTDRERLLCEYLLRRMCELCDEDKELNGDLEEDVSADRPSLNQPCLCCHCRALVCDNQCKTISKTMDSAMYDPVAEMKFFIDSVVFDLQAMEHVMNKNKISPKSPKPSSCMGSAPGESFPVTITDISSLGCRALYVRWELQDCSGVGGYEIYVDGHLTNRFFSHRHEAGVISNVDVSKRHQIILRAQAIGQEFPGEERAICNAIINAHPEMLVGAQQPWSPSVYFYEP; this is translated from the exons ATGGACAAGGACAGGTGCAAATCTAACTTAAATACGACAAGGAATGCAAAATGCAGCAAACCAGATACCTGCGTTCATTTGCAATCCATccggcaaaagcaacagcagataTGCACACAAAATTCTACTCAGGTACTGCATGTGGTTGACAATTTTCAGCCAAATCGAAGCGAGGACAAATTTTTCGATTGCCTGAGCGTCGGAGACAGTGATTGCAAAAAATGCGCCAGCAAAAAAATTAGCAGCTGCAAGTCGGGCAGGTCGGCCAAGGGTCCTAATAAGAGCGATAGCAATAGACTAGACGACCCGGAGGCATTACGTGCTGCTCTGGAACGTATAGCCCATGGCACTCAAATGATGCTGAAGAATTTTGAGCAGTCGAAGAACGGATGCCGCAAGCCCTGTAATGCGACCCTTGAAATTACTGCACGCCTAATAACCGACGCCAATGATAGTGGTCCTAATTGCCATTTCCAAGGCAGACCAGTTACAATGAAAATGCCTTTAGAGTTTGATCCAAGTACTGGTCAATTGGGTACTAAGTCAGTATCTTCTTCAAGAAATGTAGTATGCAAGCAGTcgtgcaacaacaatcagccACCACTGGAATCCAACACAG CTTGCCTAGCTCTGATGTATATGCGGGACGAACGACCATCTCCGCAGGGCGCCCCCGCCGCCGATGCCTCCGCTGCCGCCGTTGTcgataatacaaatatttcgcGAAAAATGCAGACAGATAAATCCTATTTGCAGGATAAGTGGAGGCCAAATCGTATAGATTTTGAGCTCGAATCGAACAATGTCAGCAAGAATACGTCTCCAACGGAAATTCAAAGCAAACCGGACGTGGTTTCTATTCCAAGCAAACCCTCTCAGACAGACACATCTTTTCTGTAcgacaaatatataatttcgcGAGGAGAGCGTAACACACAGGACTCACAATCCCAAACAGATGTAAAACACGACCTCCAAGCGATGGGCAACATTCGTTATCCCACCAACTATGCGCCCGTCAGAAGTGACGATAATCTTAAtgctaatgaaaatcaatcaTCTGCCTCTTCCCAAATTGTTTCCCATCGATCATCAGAGCCAACAGTTCCAGCGACAGCTCTAATGTGCCCCTCTAAATCAATGCCCACCGTCTGTGGATCGACTACTTTCCAGTCTGCTAGTTCACAGCTGAGCGCTCGGTGCCAGCCATGTGGATGCCGAAGCCAGGACACCCAATGGTATAGTTTGGATTCGGACTCGAGTCATATTTGTCCATCAGCCACAAAGCAGCCCTCTACCCTTTCGCCAAAGAAATGTTGCAATCGCTCTCCGGTCACTAAACCGCTTCCTTCGTGTTGCCAGCCCAAGATGCAGTCTATTCAAAACCAATCAATACGTACAGATTTTTCATTACGAAAATGCAGTTGCAATTCTTCTACTTCTCGCGGTAAATACAAATCTGCCCTACCGACGCGCTCAGGATATGCAGCTTTGGATATTGATATCGAGTCAAACACGCAGTATTCAAAAAGAAGTTGTAATTGCCAAGCTACTAGGACGTCATATCAAAGGTCACAATCCTTGCCATGTAGTAGTGTTCTAAATAAGACAAATCGAAACGTGAATGTCGTTTATTGCCCTAAACGAGATTATGTCTTCGGTTCAAATCAAATCGATGTTGAAAAAGCGCTTCATTTAGATGTTTGCAACTGTGCTTCTGATCGTTCCGCTAGTGCTTTTGCGCAGAGCAAGGACACATGTTTCCTGACTTtggaaaataattcaaaagcTGTAAATGCTACAACATGGAACAGTGCCAAGTCTGAGAAGTCCCATGGATGTTCGAAGTCAGAGGATGAGCCGGCAGTGAAGAATGCGAAATCCGAAAAGTCCTGTGGTAGTTCAAGTACTGCGAATGCCATAGCTTGGAACAGTGTTCAATCTGAGAAGTCCTGTGGATGTCCAAAGTCAGAGGTGGCGACTACCTGGAAAAGCGCGAAATCTGAGAAGTCCTTTGAAAGTTCAAGAACTGCAGACGCGACTGCCTGGAACAGTGTTCAATCTGAGAAGTCCTGTGGATGTCCAAAGTCAGAGGTGGCGACTACCTGGAAAAGCGCGAAATCTGAGAAGTCCTTTGAAAGTTCAAGAACTGCAGACGCGACTGCCTGGAACAGTGTTCAATCTGAGAAGTCCTGTGGATGTCCAAAGTCAGAGGTGGCGACTACCTGGAAAAGCGCGAAATCTGAGAAGTCCTTTGAAAGTTCAAGAACTGCAGACGCGACTGCCTGGAACAGTGCAAAATCTGAGAGGTCCTGCACTTGTTCAAAGACAATGGATGCGTCTGTATGCAACAATAGTGCGAAATTTGACGGAACATGTACAGGAACATGTCAATCTAGCACAATCGGTAAGGCTTCAGATATATGTTCCACCACCATGAAAAGTATTCCAGGAACGACAAATGCGACTGTTTGGAACAGTACGAGGTCCGATAAGTCATGTGGTAAAACAGGAAATGTCAATGAAATATCCTGTACATGTATTCCCAGtgatcaaaatattattgggAAGCCATTCAATATAAGCGCCTCTAAAATGTCTAGTATACCAGGAATTTCGAATGTAACTGCCAGGGAAAGCAAGAAATCTGAAAAATCTTGTGGTACTTCAGAAAGACCAAATGCTTCAGATATATGTTCCACCACCATGAAAAGTATTCCAGGAACGACAAATGCGTCTGTTTGGAACAGTGCAAGGTCCGAAGTTTGTACATGTGGAGAAAgtgataaaaatacaattctgGAAACAATCGTGGACACGGAAAGTATTCCAAGTACTGTCAATGCGACTGCATGGAACAGTTTGAAAAGTGATAAGTCTTGTGGTATTACTGAAACAAGCGGTGCTATTAGGTGGACCAGTATTAAATCGGAGAAATCGTGTGCATGTGGTCCCAGCTATCAGTCTATGATTAGCAAACCATCCGAACTTGCCGTGGAACATCTTCCAAGCGCAGTGAATGTGCCTGCTTCCAACAATGAAAAATCGTATAGATCTTGTGGTATTTCATGGCAAATTAATGCGACTGCATCCTGTGCTTGTAATAGCCAAAATAAATCCAACAAATGCACAAGTATACCAGGAACAATAAATGCAATGTCAATAAAAAGTAGTAAGTCCGACAAGTCAAACACAAAATTTTTTCCTACGGATAGTAATCCTGAGACTGCTATGGATAGTAACGACAAGTTCCGTGGCTGTGACTCTGATAATTTGGCTAAATCATCTAAATCGCAAAGAAGTTGTCGGGCAGTCAAAagtaatgcaataaataatgcatGGGAAAATACGGTATCTAGTAAGAGCTGCGTTGCTGGTCCTAGCGACTTGGAATATTGTTCGGCTGTCACGAAGACTAATCCACCAACTATTGCATGGGCTAGCCTGCATTCTATTAGTCAGGGTCCCGTAAGTAAATCGTCGAAAACTGAACCGACAACATCCTGTTCCCGTTCAGTTATGGCTCAGATAACTTGTCTGTGTTCTCCTGAACAAAGAGCCATGCTGGGTGAAAGGGGGCGGGAGGCAGACGATAGTCCTCCCTTTGTTAGGGTCAAGGAAAGCTGCCTTGAATGCGGAGTGTCTGTAGTTAATCCCTGTTTGATATCCGCAACTGATACCACCCATAATGGTACTGAAGACTATGAAATCTCGAAATCTTGTTATACGACTACACCATCCCAAGTCACAAAACTTGTGTTTATGCAGGCTGATGGATTCTGTGATTGCTCTTCTTCCTCGAATACATCGATCTCTAAATTTGCTGATAACGAGGATTATGaaacaagcaacaaatcaCCACGTAATGTGGACGGCGATCCGGCAAAGAATTCGAATTCAAGAAGCTTTGCTTGTCCTAAGGCAATGAATAGCGGATTAAAATCACAATCGAAATCAAAGCATCTCTCAATGAAAAGCGCCATCAGTTGCTCCTGCGATAAGGAGGTAACAGACTATACGTCAACACGCTCCGAGCAAACCCATTGTTCATGTAATATCAAGACATCGACATATGATCTTTCAATACAAGACTTTGACATGGAACCGGAAAGTGTAGGCGTCGTGATGAACTGTAATACCACTGTTTGTGTCGATAAAGCCACTTTCGATAAACTGTCGAGCATGAATCAAAGTAATCAATCGTCCCGAAGTCAAAACAACGCTAGAGAGCGTTTATTTGAAATGGTCGATTTGGTGACCAATACCAGGGACCCTGGTGTAAACCGTGGCGATGTGGCAAAGCAAATAATTCGTGAATTGACCATGATATTGCggaaagaagaagaggaaTCTAAACCACCAAAATTATCATTTGAAGATTGTATGGAAGCTGTTCAAAGAGGAGAGAAACTCGCTAAGAATCAACTTCAGACCGAGGCTGATGTTAATCGGATGCAGTGCTTAGGTCAAATGGAGCAATACCTACAGTCATGTTttccacaaaaaaaactcaaaGCGGTTCAGGAGACAGAAATAGTGGCTTTCGAGATTGATCCTAATTTCATACCATATCATGCAAGTCCGTCTACAAGTGAACCCGAAGCCGAAACTCGGGATGTCGTCCAGTTTGCAAGTTGCTATACAGAAGTAGATACTCGATATGTTGGAAGTTGTTACACTGATGATAATGagtcaaaacaaatttcacCAAAAGGTGGCTCGCTCGGTACACGGTCCATGAAAGATGCGGAAAGTCGCTTAACTGGTTCCATTAAAACTAATGAGCCAAAACAAATCACTTCAAATCGTGGTTCTGTCGGTAGAACATCCATGAAGGATTCTGAAAGCCGTGTATCTGGTTCGATTAAAACTGACATAGCTTCAGATAAATTCTTGTCTCCTTTAGCATCGACTGGTATCCCATCCGAATCATGGTTAAGTACAATACCTAACGCATCTTCGGAGATTTCAGAAGCTCAAGCATCAATAGAGCCCATTGCAGCTCTTGAAGATACAACAATAGTCAGCTCGGCAAATATGGCGTCACCCAACTCAGATGCTAATACTTCAAAAAGGGACAGCAAAGTAGAATCACTCTCGAAAGGCGGCAACGAATCAATGTCATCGGTTCATCCTAGCTCGGGACGCGATGAATCATCGCGTTCTAAAGAGAAATCGCTTGGACATTCGAAGCCGCAGTTACCAGAGCCTCAAATTTACATCAACTCAGAAGTCCAGTGTAATAATGAGCTTTGCCCAGCGTCGGTAGTTCAGGGACCGAACCGTACAGAAGAAGCATGCGATATGTGCGAGTTAGATGTCAATGACCCATTAAGTCCACTTACTGATCGAGAGCGACTTTTATGCGAGTATTTACTGCGACGAATGTGTGAACTATGTGACGAGGATAAAGAACTAAATGGAGATTTGGAAGAGGATGTCTCCGCTGATCGCCCGTCTCTAAATCAGCCCTGCCTTTGCTGTCATTGTCGCGCTTTAGTTTGCGACAATCAGTGCAAAACCATTTCCAAGACCATGGACTCGGCAATGTACGATCCCGTTGCTGAAATG AAATTCTTTATTGATTCCGTTGTATTTGATCTGCAGGCCATGGAGCAtgtaatgaataaaaataaaattagccCAAAA AGTCCAAAGCCATCGTCATGTATGGGAAGTGCACCAGGCGAAAGTTTTCCAGTCACCATAACTGATATTTCGAGTCTTGGCTGTCGAGCTCTATACGTGCGTTGGGAGCTGCAGGACTGTAGTGGCGTTGGGGGTTACGAG ATTTACGTAGATGGACATCTTACAAATCGTTTCTTTAGTCATCGACATGAGGCTGGCGTTATTAGCAATGTGGATGTATCAAAGCGTCATCAAATTATTCTGCGAGCACAGGCCATAGGTCAGGAGTTCCCCGGAGAGGAAAGAGCCATCTGTAACGCTATTATCAATGCCCACCCGGAGATGTTGGTGGGTGCCCAACAGCCTTGGTCACCCAGTGTATATTTTTACGAACCATAA
- the LOC117574542 gene encoding uncharacterized protein LOC117574542 — MADYRGDCFYDCNSESENGDEDSVIEHEPKKCEQIIRAVGGFSTPNFDDPLEIRQTLERVSDNSRLLLRSVGGKCDCLEHSDRHTSATFFYPATLEICARLLTDKSSACPASCRCRLRNEPVKLQLPMELNPYSGQVNMKIFQHALKAMTVVDGCYCAGAGDKRQPNAEPGTKTEKATSAKITKVPEADPGGGADGGFEHPLAPRSGAGLGSGFGFTPGGLRRYTQRHNYVHKSGRKVRWPDIL, encoded by the coding sequence ATGGCCGATTACAGGGGTGATTGCTTCTATGATTGCAATAGCGAGAGTGAAAACGGCGATGAAGATAGTGTGATTGAGCATGAGCCTAAAAAATGCGAGCAGATCATTCGAGCAGTTGGCGGTTTTAGTACGCCCAATTTTGATGATCCGCTCGAGATACGCCAAACACTTGAGCGTGTTTCGGACAATTCGCGTTTGCTCCTTCGTAGCGTTGGTGGTAAATGCGATTGTCTGGAGCATTCGGATCGACATACATCAGCCACATTCTTTTATCCAGCCACATTAGAAATATGCGCTCGTCTATTAACTGATAAGTCGAGTGCATGTCCTGCAAGTTGCCGGTGCCGGCTGCGTAACGAACCAGTTAAACTGCAGCTTCCCATGGAGCTCAATCCATACAGTGGGCAagttaatatgaaaatttttcaACACGCACTAAAAGCAATGACTGTGGTCGACGGTTGCTATTGTGCTGGTGCTGGTGATAAGCGACAGCCAAATGCGGAACCGGGAACTAAAACTGAAAAGGCGACAAGTGCCAAAATCACTAAAGTTCCAGAAGCTGATCCTGGCGGAGGAGCAGATGGTGGCTTCGAGCATCCACTTGCGCCTCGATCCGGCGCGGGGCTTGGATCTGGTTTTGGCTTTACACCTGGCGGTTTGAGACGATATACACAACGACATAATTACGTCCACAAAAGTGGGCGTAAAGTTCGTTGGCCAGATATCTTGTGA